The following are encoded in a window of Flavobacterium sp. WC2421 genomic DNA:
- the queG gene encoding tRNA epoxyqueuosine(34) reductase QueG has protein sequence MINSKTKYTQFIKAEAKRLGFLSCGISKAGFLEQEAPRLETWLNNNHNGQMSYMENNFDKRLNPTLLVDDSKSVVSLLLNYYPQQFQETDSYKISKYAYGKDYHFVIKEKLNELLFSIQSTIGEVSGRTFVDSAPVLDKAWAAKSGLGWIGKNSNLLTQKVGSFYFIAELIIDLELNYDYATTDHCGTCTACIDSCPTEAIVAPYVVDGSKCISYFTIELKENIPIEMKGKFDDWAFGCDICQDVCPWNKFSKPHSEPLFNPNPELLKFSKKDWNEITEETFNAVFKDSPLKRSKFQGIKRNIDFIK, from the coding sequence ATTATTAATTCTAAAACAAAATATACCCAATTTATAAAAGCAGAAGCGAAACGGCTCGGTTTCCTTTCATGTGGTATATCCAAAGCTGGTTTTTTAGAACAAGAAGCACCAAGATTAGAAACTTGGCTAAATAACAACCATAACGGACAAATGTCCTATATGGAAAATAATTTTGACAAACGTTTAAACCCTACTTTACTGGTTGATGATTCAAAAAGTGTGGTTTCTTTACTCCTAAATTATTACCCACAACAATTTCAAGAAACTGATTCTTATAAAATTTCAAAATATGCTTATGGTAAAGATTACCATTTTGTCATCAAAGAAAAATTAAATGAACTTCTTTTTTCTATTCAATCTACAATAGGAGAGGTGTCAGGACGTACTTTTGTTGACTCAGCTCCAGTGCTGGATAAAGCTTGGGCAGCCAAAAGTGGTTTGGGATGGATTGGTAAAAACAGTAATTTATTGACTCAAAAAGTAGGTTCTTTTTACTTTATTGCCGAATTAATTATTGATTTGGAATTAAACTATGATTACGCTACTACTGATCATTGCGGTACTTGTACTGCTTGTATAGATTCTTGCCCCACAGAAGCAATAGTTGCTCCTTACGTCGTGGATGGCAGCAAATGCATCTCTTATTTTACTATCGAACTTAAAGAAAATATTCCAATAGAGATGAAAGGGAAATTTGATGATTGGGCCTTTGGTTGCGATATATGTCAAGACGTTTGTCCTTGGAATAAGTTCTCTAAACCTCATAGTGAACCATTATTTAATCCAAATCCCGAATTATTAAAGTTTAGTAAAAAAGATTGGAATGAAATTACTGAAGAAACTTTTAATGCGGTATTTAAAGACTCTCCGTTAAAAAGATCAAAATTTCAAGGTATTAAGCGTAATATTGATTTTATTAAGTAG
- a CDS encoding alpha-glucosidase encodes MTINAQIDKNLIIPVKDAKWWKEAVVYQIYPRSFKDSDGDGVGDLKGIISKLDYIKSLGIDAVWLNPIYTSPNDDNGYDISNYREIMKDFGTMEDFDVLLKEMHKRKIKLIMDLVVNHSSDEHDWFKQSRSSRDNPYRDYYHWWPAEKGKPPYRWSFFDVNSEAWKYDAKTDSYYLHYFSQKQPDLNWENPKLREEVYDIMRFWLDKGIDGFRMDAFQFASKDTTWPELPKGYEKDIIKYYGVGPHLHEYLQEMNKKVFSKYDIMTVAEGAGSSPADALQFVDPDRKELDIAYHFESVDIGKHVLDFGLVKYKKIFSRYDNAFKDKGWLAIFLANHDQPRMVSKFGNDTPKFREISSKMLSTFILTMRGTPFYYNGDELGMVNIRFDSIEDYQDVDTRNKYIGLKNKNGDLEGFLEGQKQTSRENGRTPFQWNTTKNAGFTSGTPWLKVNQNFKTVNAEEQEKDPKSVLNYFRKLVQVRKEIPALIYGKYTLLDENNSAVYAYTRELNNKKILVLLNFTNKKATYNLNFKLGKHEVILDNYEDCNKVKSNSLRPYEAMIIHFD; translated from the coding sequence ATGACTATTAACGCACAAATTGATAAAAATCTAATAATCCCAGTTAAAGATGCCAAATGGTGGAAAGAAGCTGTTGTTTACCAAATATATCCTAGAAGTTTTAAAGATAGCGATGGTGATGGAGTTGGAGATTTGAAAGGAATAATATCTAAATTAGACTATATAAAAAGTCTTGGAATTGATGCCGTTTGGCTAAATCCAATCTATACTTCTCCAAATGACGATAATGGATACGACATTAGTAATTATCGGGAAATCATGAAGGATTTTGGGACTATGGAAGATTTTGACGTTCTATTGAAAGAAATGCATAAACGCAAAATCAAACTTATCATGGATTTAGTGGTCAATCACAGTAGTGATGAACATGATTGGTTCAAACAATCCAGAAGTTCTCGTGACAACCCATATAGAGATTATTACCATTGGTGGCCAGCCGAAAAAGGAAAGCCTCCCTACAGATGGAGTTTCTTTGATGTAAATAGTGAAGCTTGGAAATACGATGCGAAAACGGATTCCTATTATCTACATTACTTCTCACAAAAACAACCTGACTTGAATTGGGAAAACCCAAAATTACGAGAAGAAGTATACGATATCATGCGTTTTTGGCTGGACAAGGGAATTGATGGATTTAGAATGGATGCTTTTCAATTTGCCTCAAAAGATACAACTTGGCCAGAATTACCAAAAGGGTATGAAAAAGACATTATAAAATACTATGGTGTAGGACCCCATTTACATGAGTATTTACAAGAAATGAATAAAAAAGTATTTAGCAAATACGACATCATGACTGTAGCCGAAGGTGCTGGAAGTTCACCAGCAGATGCATTACAATTTGTAGATCCAGATCGAAAAGAACTGGACATTGCGTATCATTTTGAAAGTGTTGACATTGGTAAGCATGTGCTTGATTTTGGCTTAGTAAAATATAAAAAAATATTTTCGAGATACGATAATGCATTCAAAGACAAAGGATGGTTAGCCATTTTTCTTGCTAATCATGATCAACCAAGAATGGTCAGTAAGTTTGGAAATGACACCCCTAAATTTAGAGAAATCTCTTCAAAAATGCTTTCAACTTTTATCCTGACCATGAGAGGGACTCCATTTTATTACAATGGAGATGAATTAGGAATGGTCAATATTCGTTTTGATTCTATTGAAGATTATCAAGATGTAGATACCCGTAACAAATACATCGGGTTGAAAAACAAGAATGGAGATTTAGAAGGATTCTTAGAAGGACAAAAACAAACTTCAAGAGAAAATGGACGTACCCCTTTTCAATGGAACACTACAAAAAATGCAGGTTTTACATCAGGAACTCCATGGTTGAAGGTAAATCAAAACTTTAAAACGGTAAATGCTGAAGAGCAAGAAAAGGACCCAAAATCAGTTTTGAATTACTTTAGAAAATTAGTTCAAGTCCGTAAAGAAATTCCCGCACTTATTTATGGTAAATATACCTTATTGGATGAGAACAACTCAGCTGTATATGCCTATACAAGAGAACTCAACAATAAAAAAATATTGGTTTTATTAAATTTTACCAATAAAAAAGCTACCTATAATTTAAATTTCAAGCTAGGCAAACATGAAGTGATTTTAGATAATTATGAAGATTGTAATAAAGTTAAAAGCAATTCATTAAGACCCTATGAGGCGATGATAATTCATTTTGATTGA
- a CDS encoding glycoside hydrolase family 32 protein, which yields MNIKLQKILFLSIISVVLSFYSCAKKLEKTAITVNSNEKIVVDLTKRYKESFRPQFHFTPEIKWMNDPNGLVYYKGIYHLFYQYYPDDIVWGPMHWGHATSTDLIHWEHKKIALFPDKLGLIFSGSAVVDLKNTSGLGTLENPPMVAIFTYHNMEGEKSGRKDFQTQGLAYSLDEGNTWLKYNGNPIIKNTNQKDFRDPKAFWNPETNLWNLVLVAGDHAQFYTSKNLINWEFESEFGKNTGAHGGVWECPDIFKLKVADSKEEKWVLLISINPGAPNGGSGTQYFIGDYDGENFISDQKDIKWLDYGTDNYAGVTYNNTPDGKRLFIGWMSNWNYARDTPTKNWRSAMTLPRELSLEKISNNYVLKSKPVEQLQKQLKQDYSNKLIALKANEKAVVNYGNLNQSEIKFTGENKDLKFIFSNEAHDSLRVEYNAKQKTFSIDRRHSGIVAFEESFGKQIHKTVIPNVISKTIDYQIIMDWSSIEIFLNGGIYSFTEQIFPNKPYTKMILISSENQDIKDFTIHYIKDIWNKK from the coding sequence ATGAATATAAAATTACAAAAAATATTATTTTTAAGCATAATTTCGGTAGTATTATCATTCTATTCTTGCGCTAAAAAATTAGAAAAAACAGCAATAACTGTTAATTCTAATGAAAAAATAGTAGTTGACTTAACAAAACGGTACAAAGAGTCTTTCCGACCACAATTTCATTTTACTCCAGAAATAAAATGGATGAATGATCCAAATGGATTAGTTTATTATAAAGGCATCTATCATCTATTTTATCAGTATTACCCAGATGACATCGTTTGGGGACCGATGCATTGGGGGCACGCTACTAGTACTGACTTAATTCATTGGGAACATAAAAAAATAGCACTATTCCCTGACAAACTTGGACTTATTTTCTCAGGAAGTGCCGTTGTCGATTTAAAAAACACTTCAGGATTAGGAACTCTTGAAAACCCTCCCATGGTTGCGATTTTCACTTATCATAATATGGAAGGTGAGAAATCAGGTAGAAAAGATTTTCAAACACAAGGATTAGCTTACAGCTTGGACGAAGGTAATACTTGGCTGAAGTACAATGGAAATCCAATCATAAAAAACACCAACCAAAAAGATTTTAGAGATCCGAAAGCTTTTTGGAATCCAGAGACAAATCTTTGGAATCTAGTTTTAGTAGCAGGTGATCACGCTCAATTTTACACCTCCAAAAACTTAATTAATTGGGAGTTTGAAAGTGAATTTGGAAAAAACACAGGAGCACATGGAGGTGTTTGGGAATGCCCCGATATTTTCAAACTAAAAGTAGCCGATTCAAAGGAAGAAAAATGGGTGTTGCTTATAAGCATCAACCCTGGCGCACCGAATGGTGGTTCAGGTACTCAATATTTCATTGGTGACTATGACGGTGAAAATTTCATAAGCGATCAAAAAGACATCAAATGGCTAGATTACGGTACAGACAATTATGCTGGTGTCACCTACAACAACACCCCTGATGGCAAGCGTCTTTTTATTGGTTGGATGAGTAACTGGAATTATGCAAGAGATACGCCAACTAAAAATTGGAGAAGCGCTATGACATTACCGAGAGAACTTTCACTTGAAAAAATAAGCAATAATTATGTATTAAAAAGCAAACCTGTTGAACAACTACAAAAACAATTAAAACAGGACTATTCGAATAAACTAATTGCTTTGAAAGCAAACGAAAAAGCAGTTGTTAATTATGGAAATTTAAATCAATCTGAAATTAAATTCACAGGAGAAAATAAAGATTTAAAGTTTATTTTCTCAAATGAAGCACACGATTCTTTAAGAGTAGAGTACAATGCCAAGCAGAAAACATTTTCTATAGACAGGCGCCATTCCGGAATTGTCGCTTTTGAAGAAAGCTTTGGGAAACAAATTCACAAAACAGTAATTCCTAATGTTATTTCGAAAACTATTGATTATCAAATCATCATGGATTGGTCATCAATTGAAATCTTTCTAAACGGAGGGATTTATAGCTTTACTGAACAAATTTTTCCAAATAAACCGTACACAAAAATGATCCTAATATCGAGTGAAAATCAAGATATAAAAGATTTCACAATCCACTATATAAAAGACATTTGGAATAAAAAATAA
- a CDS encoding sugar porter family MFS transporter — MNKVRNWSLTVAVAGFLFGFDTVVISGANLPIKELWHTTPLFHGIFIMSMALWGTVLGSLLGGIPCDKWGRKKTLFWIGILFLVSAIGSALAPNPYIFSFFRFIGGIGVGASSVAAPIYISEISTPENRGKLGTLFQFNIVFGILIAFFSNYLFEGFGGVNDWRWMIGIVALPALVYSLIVTQIPDSPRWLILKKRDDTTAMNVLEMIYNKEDALANFNEIKKDLVEDSAFKETIFSYKYKLPVILAFLLAFFNQLSGINFILYYAPEILEMAGLGSKESLMNSILIGFTNLIFTLAGMRLIDVLGRKQLMLIGSIGYILSLGMVALAFLNNLGPIVLMVSILVFIASHAIGQGAVIWVFISEIFPNNVRANGQSFGTGIHWIFAALITLAGPVVIDLFKENPWPIFAFFAFMMVLQLIFVLFMMPETKGLSLEDLEHKMLSNGK; from the coding sequence ATGAATAAAGTTAGAAACTGGTCTCTCACCGTAGCGGTAGCGGGATTTTTATTTGGATTTGACACTGTCGTCATCTCCGGAGCCAACTTGCCAATCAAAGAATTGTGGCATACTACTCCCCTGTTTCACGGAATTTTCATAATGTCAATGGCATTATGGGGAACAGTATTAGGTTCATTACTAGGAGGAATACCATGTGATAAATGGGGACGAAAAAAAACATTATTTTGGATTGGAATATTATTTTTGGTATCGGCTATAGGTTCGGCATTAGCACCTAATCCATATATATTCTCGTTTTTTAGATTTATAGGTGGTATTGGCGTAGGTGCTTCGTCTGTTGCGGCACCCATTTATATATCAGAAATATCTACTCCTGAAAACAGAGGTAAATTAGGTACCCTGTTTCAATTCAATATCGTCTTTGGAATCTTAATCGCCTTTTTTTCCAATTATTTATTTGAAGGATTTGGAGGAGTTAATGATTGGAGATGGATGATAGGAATAGTAGCTTTACCTGCACTTGTTTATAGTTTAATTGTCACACAAATACCCGATAGTCCCCGCTGGTTGATCTTGAAAAAAAGGGATGATACAACTGCTATGAACGTACTGGAAATGATTTATAACAAAGAAGATGCTTTAGCCAATTTTAACGAAATAAAAAAGGACCTTGTTGAAGACTCAGCTTTTAAAGAAACTATTTTCTCTTACAAATATAAACTACCTGTAATCTTAGCTTTTTTGCTGGCTTTCTTCAATCAATTATCTGGAATCAATTTCATCCTATATTATGCCCCAGAAATATTAGAAATGGCGGGATTAGGATCTAAAGAATCTTTAATGAATTCTATTTTAATTGGATTTACAAACCTGATTTTCACCCTTGCAGGGATGCGGTTAATTGATGTTCTAGGAAGAAAACAATTAATGTTAATAGGATCTATTGGTTACATTTTAAGTTTGGGAATGGTGGCCTTGGCCTTTCTTAATAATCTAGGACCAATTGTTTTAATGGTATCAATTCTCGTATTCATTGCTTCTCACGCCATTGGTCAGGGAGCAGTAATTTGGGTGTTTATTTCTGAAATATTTCCAAATAACGTTAGGGCAAATGGACAGTCATTTGGAACAGGGATCCATTGGATTTTTGCTGCCTTAATCACTTTGGCTGGTCCAGTAGTAATCGATTTATTCAAAGAAAATCCTTGGCCAATTTTCGCTTTCTTTGCGTTTATGATGGTATTACAGTTAATATTTGTCTTATTTATGATGCCTGAAACAAAAGGTTTGTCACTAGAAGATTTAGAACATAAAATGCTTAGCAATGGAAAATAA
- a CDS encoding LacI family DNA-binding transcriptional regulator: protein MKDITLKEIATKLGISITTVSKALKNYPDVSEKTKKAVIDLAQKLHYTPNSFAVNLRTKESKTIGLIIPEVMHHFFSNIINAIIDEAEKNGYLVIILQSNESLALEKKQVELLINKRVDGILISLSNESNNDEHIKEIINRKIPFVMFDKISKLSKCSKVIIDDQKAAFNAVQHLIDNGCKKIVHLRGPLNPQNSIDRYIGYKKALEKNNIPFDSKLVYTCENVTFDEGVYFAKHIIEEHPDVDGIFAITDLVAVGVLSYFNDHKIKVPEQVKIIGFSNWFMSQVLTPKLSTVDQPSNEMGVVSFNLLLEEMNCHKNDMEFTPRTIELETNVLIRESSLKTDN from the coding sequence ATGAAAGACATCACTCTTAAAGAAATTGCAACAAAATTAGGTATTTCGATAACGACCGTATCTAAAGCATTAAAGAACTACCCTGATGTTAGTGAAAAAACTAAAAAAGCGGTCATTGACCTTGCACAAAAATTGCATTATACCCCAAATAGTTTTGCAGTAAACTTAAGAACAAAAGAATCCAAAACTATTGGTTTAATTATTCCAGAAGTAATGCATCATTTTTTTTCCAATATTATTAATGCAATAATTGATGAAGCTGAAAAAAATGGTTACCTGGTTATCATTTTACAATCAAACGAGTCATTAGCCTTAGAAAAAAAACAAGTTGAACTACTAATTAACAAACGAGTAGACGGGATTTTAATCTCCCTATCTAATGAATCAAATAATGACGAACATATAAAGGAAATTATAAATAGAAAGATTCCATTTGTCATGTTTGATAAAATATCTAAACTTTCTAAGTGTTCTAAAGTAATTATTGATGATCAAAAAGCGGCTTTTAACGCTGTTCAGCATTTAATTGATAATGGGTGCAAAAAAATTGTTCATTTGCGTGGCCCATTAAACCCTCAAAATTCTATTGATCGTTATATTGGATATAAAAAAGCTTTAGAGAAAAACAACATTCCTTTTGATTCAAAATTAGTATACACTTGCGAAAATGTTACATTTGACGAAGGTGTTTATTTTGCCAAACACATAATAGAAGAACATCCAGATGTAGACGGAATATTTGCAATCACTGATTTAGTAGCAGTAGGTGTATTGTCCTATTTTAACGATCATAAAATTAAAGTTCCAGAACAAGTAAAAATAATAGGATTTAGTAATTGGTTTATGTCGCAAGTATTGACTCCAAAATTGAGTACTGTAGATCAACCGAGTAATGAAATGGGTGTTGTATCATTTAATCTACTATTAGAAGAGATGAACTGTCATAAAAATGATATGGAGTTTACACCTAGAACTATCGAACTAGAAACCAACGTATTAATTAGAGAGTCCTCATTAAAAACCGATAATTAG
- a CDS encoding LacI family DNA-binding transcriptional regulator → MKEATLKQIATQLGVSITTVSKALKNYPDVSEKTKKKIVDLAIKLNYTPNSFAVNLRTKESKIIGVIIPTVDYNFFSKVFKGVLEEAEKRKYQVIILRSNEKLEVEKKQIELLLNKRVDGIIMSLSNETGDFNHIKNIIKHKTPLVLFDKIAKLVNCSKVAINDRKAAYDAVNYLIKKGHKKIAHFRGSYMPQNSIDRFLGYKKALEDNNIVYDPSLVYLCDNNTDFEDGYENAKKILMEHPDIEAIFAITDLVAVGIIKYFNDIDLKIPAQIAVFGFCNSFMSEIITPKLTTIDQPGFEIGNRAASILFDEIDLKKKNKPVIFQSIELETKIIERDSA, encoded by the coding sequence ATGAAAGAAGCTACTCTTAAACAAATCGCTACTCAACTAGGGGTGTCAATTACAACTGTTTCTAAAGCACTGAAAAATTATCCTGATGTTAGTGAAAAAACAAAAAAAAAGATTGTAGACTTAGCAATTAAACTAAATTATACCCCAAATAGTTTTGCAGTTAATTTAAGAACAAAAGAGTCAAAAATTATAGGAGTTATAATACCCACGGTGGATTACAATTTTTTTTCCAAAGTTTTCAAGGGTGTGCTAGAAGAAGCTGAAAAAAGAAAATACCAAGTAATAATATTACGCTCCAATGAAAAGCTAGAGGTTGAAAAAAAACAAATTGAACTTTTATTAAACAAAAGAGTTGACGGAATTATAATGTCACTTTCTAATGAAACTGGGGATTTTAATCATATTAAAAACATAATTAAACATAAAACTCCTTTAGTTCTTTTTGACAAAATCGCAAAATTAGTCAACTGTTCAAAAGTGGCAATCAATGATCGAAAAGCAGCTTATGATGCTGTAAATTATCTTATCAAAAAAGGGCATAAAAAAATTGCCCACTTTCGAGGATCCTATATGCCACAAAATTCTATAGATCGTTTTTTAGGTTATAAAAAAGCACTTGAAGATAACAATATTGTGTATGATCCCTCACTAGTATATTTATGTGATAATAATACCGATTTTGAAGATGGGTATGAAAATGCAAAAAAAATATTAATGGAACATCCTGATATTGAGGCCATTTTTGCCATAACAGATCTCGTGGCAGTTGGAATAATAAAATACTTTAATGATATAGATCTAAAAATACCCGCACAAATAGCAGTTTTTGGCTTTTGCAATTCATTCATGTCCGAAATAATAACTCCAAAGCTAACAACAATTGACCAACCAGGATTTGAAATAGGGAACAGAGCGGCTTCCATTTTATTTGATGAAATTGACTTAAAAAAGAAAAACAAACCTGTCATCTTTCAATCCATTGAATTAGAAACTAAAATAATTGAAAGGGATTCTGCATAA
- the ruvB gene encoding Holliday junction branch migration DNA helicase RuvB, translating into MNENLDPTTNGYNSEEFDLEKKLRPLSFDDFAGQDQVLENLKVFVEAANQRNEALDHTLFHGPPGLGKTTLANILANELQVGIKITSGPVLDKPGDLAGLLTNLEERDVLFIDEIHRLSPIVEEYLYSAMEDFKIDIMIESGPNARTVQINLNPFTLIGATTRSGLLTAPMRARFGISSRLQYYTAELLTTIVERSASILKMPISLEAAIEIAGRSRGTPRIANALLRRVRDFAQIKGNGTIDVAIARYALKALNVDAHGLDEMDNKILNTIIDKFKGGPVGLSTLATAVSESSETIEEVYEPFLIQEGFIMRTPRGREVTEKAYKHLGKVNSNIQGGLF; encoded by the coding sequence ATGAATGAGAATCTAGATCCAACTACCAATGGTTATAATTCGGAAGAATTTGATCTTGAAAAAAAATTAAGACCTTTATCATTTGATGATTTTGCTGGACAAGATCAAGTGTTAGAAAACCTTAAGGTTTTTGTTGAAGCAGCTAACCAAAGGAATGAAGCTTTGGATCATACCCTTTTCCATGGACCTCCAGGATTAGGGAAAACTACATTGGCTAATATTTTGGCTAATGAATTGCAGGTGGGTATAAAAATCACATCTGGTCCTGTTTTAGATAAACCGGGCGATTTAGCTGGTTTGTTAACTAATCTTGAGGAAAGAGATGTTTTATTCATTGATGAAATCCATCGGTTGAGTCCCATTGTGGAAGAATATTTATATTCAGCAATGGAGGATTTTAAGATCGATATTATGATTGAATCTGGACCAAATGCGCGTACGGTCCAAATCAATTTAAATCCATTTACATTAATAGGTGCCACTACTCGTTCAGGTCTTTTAACGGCTCCTATGAGGGCTCGTTTCGGAATATCATCACGCTTGCAATATTATACAGCAGAACTATTAACAACTATCGTAGAACGTAGCGCAAGTATTTTGAAAATGCCTATTTCTTTAGAAGCAGCTATTGAAATTGCTGGTAGAAGTAGAGGAACACCTCGTATCGCAAATGCTTTGTTGCGTAGGGTACGTGATTTTGCCCAAATTAAAGGAAACGGAACTATTGACGTTGCTATCGCTCGTTATGCCTTAAAAGCGTTAAATGTTGATGCACACGGATTAGATGAAATGGACAATAAAATTCTAAATACTATTATTGATAAGTTCAAGGGAGGCCCTGTAGGGTTATCTACTTTAGCAACGGCGGTTTCTGAAAGTAGTGAAACAATTGAAGAGGTATATGAACCTTTTTTGATTCAAGAAGGTTTTATTATGAGAACTCCTAGAGGAAGAGAAGTCACCGAAAAAGCATATAAGCATTTAGGGAAAGTCAATTCTAATATTCAAGGAGGTTTGTTTTAA
- a CDS encoding carbohydrate kinase codes for MENNLQKPNVVCFGEVLYDVFPTHKKIGGAPLNVALRLASLGINTQIVSRIGNDEIGKELLSFIKKNKVKTNLIQVDPLYKTGEVIVELNDKGSASYTINYPVAWDKIECNPEIENTVKKADAFIYGSLVCRDSTSFETLVELIGYAKYKVFDVNLRAPFYKKKVLINLMMQSDFIKFNDEELYEISKFLNSPYHSLKQNILYIAETTNTSRICVTLGCHGAILYYDDTFYYNSGYEIKVADTVGAGDSFLAGLISELLTQNDPQKAIDFACALGALVAEKEGANPIISNSKITKFMNPI; via the coding sequence ATGGAAAATAATTTACAAAAACCTAATGTAGTATGTTTTGGAGAAGTGCTTTATGATGTTTTTCCAACGCACAAGAAAATTGGTGGAGCACCACTAAACGTGGCTTTACGTCTTGCATCCCTGGGCATAAATACTCAAATAGTAAGTCGTATTGGTAATGATGAAATTGGAAAAGAACTCCTGTCTTTCATAAAGAAAAACAAAGTAAAAACAAATTTGATTCAGGTTGATCCTCTTTATAAAACGGGTGAAGTAATAGTAGAATTAAACGACAAAGGATCGGCATCTTACACTATTAATTATCCTGTGGCTTGGGATAAAATTGAATGCAATCCAGAAATAGAAAATACAGTAAAAAAAGCAGATGCATTTATTTATGGCAGCCTAGTTTGCAGAGATTCTACCTCTTTTGAGACCTTAGTTGAATTAATAGGATACGCTAAATACAAAGTATTTGATGTCAATCTACGCGCCCCATTTTACAAGAAAAAAGTACTTATTAATTTGATGATGCAGTCTGATTTTATCAAGTTTAATGATGAAGAGTTGTACGAAATAAGTAAGTTTCTAAATTCACCTTACCATTCTTTAAAGCAAAATATCCTTTATATAGCTGAAACAACAAATACAAGTCGCATATGTGTAACATTAGGGTGCCATGGAGCCATTTTATATTATGACGATACGTTTTATTACAATAGTGGATATGAAATAAAGGTAGCGGACACTGTTGGAGCTGGAGATTCATTTTTGGCCGGTTTAATTAGTGAATTACTAACCCAAAACGACCCTCAAAAAGCGATTGACTTTGCTTGTGCTTTAGGTGCTCTTGTTGCTGAAAAAGAAGGAGCTAACCCAATAATTTCAAATTCAAAAATAACTAAATTCATGAATCCAATATAA